The Neisseria subflava DNA window CATTACGAGGCTTCAGGCTGCGCGGGCAAGCTGATGGTATTTGCCGTGCGTCTGGATACGTTCCCTCAAGAAAAGCAAACTGCCGTGTTCTATATCGGCACCAATGATATTAATGAGCTGACCGATATTCGTCGTGCCGCTTTGAGCGAGTTTAAAAACCTGCCTATTTCCGGAGAGTATATCCATCGTCATGCTTTTGATATTGCTGCCGTTTATGGTAAAGATACGTTTTATATCATTAAGACGTTCGGTACCCACCAACTTCCGAAACTGTTTGATCTGAAAGCCCGTGTGGATAGATTCAGCAAAAAGATAAGTTTCTTACCAAAACACTTCTCTGATAAATTCATGCAACTGATCAGTAAAATTTTGCCTGATCACTTGCCGAAATCTATGCGCAACTATCGGGATAAATATGAACATCACCTAATTTTAAAAATGGGTGGCGAGGGCGTAGAAGAAGCGCGTGCTTTCTTGAAGGAATATTTTGCAACTCATGGCGGCGCATTCTTCGAATGTAATGCCGAAGAAACGCAGGCGGCCATGCTGCATCGCTTTGCTGTGGCTTCTGCCGCGATCCGCTATCGTTCTGTACATGATGATGAAGTAGAGGATTTGGTTGCACTCGATATCGCCTTGCGCCGTGATGATCGTGATTGGTTTGAAACACTGCCGCCTGAAATCGACAATAAAATCATCCATAAATTGTATTACGGACATTTTATGTGTCATGTGTTCCATCAGGACTACATCATTAAAAAAGGCAACGACTGCATGGCTTTGGAACATGAAATGCTCCATCTGCTTGACCAACGCGGCGCGCAATATCCTGCCGAGCACAACGTCGGTCATCTGTATGAAGCCAAGCCTGAACTGAAACAGTTCTATAAAAAACTTGACCCGACCAACAGCTTCAACCCCGGTATCGGTAAAACCAGTAAGAAGAAAAACTGGGCAGAATAAAGCATAGTTAATAAAGGCCGTCTGAATATTTCAGACGGCCTTTTTATATGCTTGCTTATCAGAACAGGTTGCTGATGAAAATCAGCAGAATCACCAACGGCACGAGGTATTTCACATAAGCAAACCAAATATTGACCGTCGTATGGTTGCCTTTATAGAGCAATTCGTCCTTCGCTTCATCCTTCATCACGAAACCGACAAACAGCGCGGAGCCGAGCGCGGTCAGCATAAACAGGATATTGCCGCTGATATAGTCAAAGGCATCAAAAATGTTTTTACCAAACACGGAAATATCTTTCCATGGGCCGTAGCTCAAAATAGACGGAATGTTGCCGAAGATGAAGATGGCGGCCAAGACAATCGTAATCGCGGCGGTACGGCGGATTTTGGTTTTCTCCTGAATCGTCGTAATCAACACTTCATAAATCGTCAGAGAAGTCGTCAGCGCGGCAATCAGAAGCAGTGAGAAGAAAATCACTGCAAACACCGGGCCTGCCCACATATTGGAAAACACGATCGGCAGGCTTTGGAACACCAGCGTCGGGCCGGAGTTAGGGGCGACGCCAAAGCTGAAGAGGGAAGGGAAAATCATAAAGCCGGCCAACACGGCAATCAAAGTGTTGGTAATCGCGGTAATCACGGCCGTCTGAACCAGATTTTCGTTTTTATCCAGATAGCTGGATAACGTAATCATCACGCCGAAACCCAAGCTTAAGGCGAAGAATACTTGGCCCAAAACGAAGACGAACAGTTCGGCTGTAATTTTGCTGAAGTCAGGCTTCAGATAGAAGATGATGCCTTCCATTGCGCCCGGCAGGGTAACGTTGCGCACAACCATGGCAATCAGGAATAAAAACAGCAAAGGCATCAGGTATTTTGCCGCTTTTTCAATACCACCGATCACGCCTTTGACCAAGATCCATTGGTTCACAACCACAAATAGGAAGGTGTAAAACGCAATTTCCCAAGGGCTGTTTTCGATGTGTTCGGTAAAGAAGCTTTTGGTGACTTCTCCGGAAACCGGACTGGAAATGTCCAAATTGCCGCCGATGATATTGATGATGTAGCTGATAACCCAGCCGCCGAGCACCATGTAATAGGCCATGATGCCGAATGCGCCGAGCAGGCCCATCCAGCCGACCAATTTCCAAACTTTGGCAACGGGTTTGCCATTCATTGTGCCGCCAAACGCATCCAGCGCGTTCACGCCTTTACGGCGGCCGATGACGTTTTCCACCAAAATCATCGGAATACCGATGACCAGCATGGCGATACAGAACAGAAACACATATGCACCGCCGCCGTTTTCACCGACCAAATACGGGAAACGCCAAGTTGCACCAAAGCCGACAGTCGCGCCGGCAACGGTAAGGATGTAAGTCAAACGGTTGGACCAGGTTTGACGGGGTTGATTGGAAGACATAAATACTCAGATGCATTAAAATAAAGACAACATTTTACCGCAAAGATTTAACGAATCTTGACTAAAGTCTGAAAAGAAAATTAGTTAAAAAAACTATGTAATGAAGAATTTTTAGTGGGTTTCTCTGGTTTGCTTGGTATTGAAACCTGCAAACAGAGAATTTGTCTGAAGCGATACGAATGATTGAAAGAGCCGTAACGATAAAGGCCGTCTGAAAAGTGGGATATGGGAAAGGGTTGTTGTGAGGAGATTGGATAGCACTAAGGTGTGCTTTCAAATATGTCGGCAACAAAGATGGTATTTCTCTAAGGTTGTCTAATAACATCCTGTAACCTTAGCTTGGATAGTCGCCGATGGTTTTTCTTTCTATAAAACGATTTGTCTGAAATTGGAATGGTACAGATTGATGCGGAAGAGACGAGAAAGAGAAAAGGAGGAATGGCAAGGTAATGAGTGGGAGATGAGGTTTAGTAATGATGGCTTCTTTAGATGAGAAAGGCCGTCTGAAAGTACGCCCGCTTGATTGCCAAATTTTAGATAAAAAAAACCATCTATACTAAGGGGAAAGTATAGATGGCCAAACACATTACGGGGAAAACGTCTTACTCACTTACTCACTTCTTTCGAAGCAAGTGTTACTCAGACAGGCGAATTATACAATAGTTCAGTCTTTACAGTGTTAAATTCTGTTAAATAAAAATGATAAGATTTAGATGTTTGATTTTAAATAAATAAAAAATCCATATTGTTTAAAAATTTATCGAAAAAATTTAGAACTTTTTTAGATTTGGATAAATTTCCATTCTCCCGCGGCCAAATCATCGACATTCCAGTCGCCGAATTTCTCACGGTGGAGCTGCTCGACACGGTTGCCTGCGGCTGCAATCATGCGTTTGACCTGATGGTATTTACCCTCGGTAATGGTCATCATCAATGTGGTTGGGGCGGCTAATACTGCTTCGACTGCGGCGACGGTTTCATGATCGTCATGCAGGAGAACGCCGTTTTTCAGCGTAGTGCAAAGGGTATCGTCGGCAGGATGTTTCAAAGTGACACGGTAGAGCTTCGGAACTTTGTGTTTGGGCGAGGTAACGCGATGGTTAAATTGCCCGTCGTTGGTAATAAGAATAATGCCGGTTGTGTCTGCATCCAAGCGGCCGACTGCCTGCATATCGATATTGCGCATGTGGTCGGGAAACAGACTGAAGATGCTTGGATATTGCTGGGGTTTGTGCGAAGTTTCGTAATCTGCAGGTTTATGAAGCAGAATGTAGAAATAGGGCATGGGGACGGCGGCAATTTCTTCGCCGTCAACAGACAGGGTGTGCACTTGAGACGGGTCGATATTGTCTTTGGCACGATTATGAATTTCGCCGTTAATGGCAATGCAGTCATTGTCTATCAGCCATTGGCATTGCTTGCGGCTGCCGAGGCCTTGCGATTGGATGTATTTGAGCAGTTGCATGGTTGGTTGAAAAGTAGGAAATGTTCAGACGGCCTTTATTGTACTGGAAAACCGGTTTTGAGGCTGTCTGAAAAGTAGGGGCAAAAAAATCGCCCCTTTAAAATGTTAAGGGGCGCAAAAGGAACACAAACCACTACCAAAAACTGTTACAGGGCAAATTCTCCTATTTGATGTGTTGCCGGATAAAGTGCTTTCATCAAGTCATGTGGTGAAAGCGAAAAATCTTTGCTGTTTGTCGTCAGACGGCCTTGCTGAGGCGTTAGCTCAAGCAATCGTGCGTTTGCCGATTGGATAAACTTGTTTTTCGTGCGCTGCATTTTTCTTTGCAGGGCGGAAACAACGCGGTTGTACAGACTGTCTTTTTGTTTGACTTCGCGTGTACCGGCAACCCAGCTCAAACGCGTATTGCCGTCTTCATCTTCAATCAGCAGGATGCCGGTTTCTGATTGGGGCGATTTGCCCATGCAAGGGAGCCAAACATAATAGCGGCCATCTAAAGTAATGAATACTGCGTCGTGTACTTCGCACTCATCGCAACACTTGGTGGCGATTAAAGAGCGGATGGCTTGTTGGTGCAGTCTCAGAATGTCAAGGGAGACTTGCTTAAAAATACTTTCGGGCATTTTCTTCTCCTTTCATTCTGTTGTGCGGTTGTTTTGTTTCGATGGGTTGTATTATACGGCGATTTTCTAAATTTGCAAATGATAATTGTTCCTATTATTTAATTTATAAGTAAGATATTAATTATTAAAGAAATTAAATTTAAAAAATTTTTTTAGAAATTGGGCTTTCTACTTAAAAATGCAGTAATAGATAGCCATTAAATGCAAAAAGAATAAAGGCCGTCTGAAAAAATCCAGCTATAAAAAGGTATTTCAAAAGCAGCTAAAGTTTTGCTGACTATACATTTCAGACGGCCTTCAGTATGATTCAGGACGTTTTGATAATTGCAGAAACTACCAACCATGAGCCAACGTCAGATTATCCTCGATACGGAAACTACGGGTCTTTATCCTGAAAACGGCGACCGTCTGGTCGAATTTGCCGGCTTGGAAATGATCAACCGCCAAATGACCGACTCCAACCTTCATTTATATGTCCACCCCGAACGCGATATGCCGGAGGAAGCGGCGAAGGTGCATGGTTTGACGATTGAAGTATTGGAAGCGAAGAATGCGCCGCCGTTTGCCCAAGTGGGTAAACAGATTGCTGACTTTATACGTGGTGCAGAGCTGATTATCCATAATGCCAAGTTTGACGTCGGCTTCCTGAATATGGAATTCCGCCGCATGGGCTTGCCTTCTATTGAGGAACTGGGTTGTAAAGTGACCGACACGCTGGCTATGGCACGTGAAATGTTTCCGGGACAAAAGGCAAGCTTGGATGCGTTGTGTAACCGCTTTTCCGTTGACCGCAGCAAACGGGTCTTGCACGGCGCGTTAATCGACTGTGAGCTTTTGGGTGAAGTCTATCTTGCCATGACGCGTCAGCAGTTCGACCTGATGGGCGGCGAGTCGGAAGAAGAGGGCGAAGTCAAACAAACCGTTATTGCGGAAACCAAACGTACGTCGCAGTTGAAAGTCATCAAAGCCAATGCGGACGAGCTGGCCGCACATGAAAAATATTTGGACGATTTGGGAGAAGCGTGTGTATGGCGCAAGGTTGAAACGCCTGATGAGGCCAATGCCGGAGCGTCAGCATGATACGCCGCAATATCGCTTTGATTCCTGCTGCCGGTGTGGGAGCGCGATTTGGTGCAGGAAAACCAAAACAATATGTTGAAATCAATGGTAAAACCGTATTGCAACATACCATAGAAATCTTTGAGCAACACCCCCGCATAGATTTAATTGCCGTTATTCTTTCGCCGGAAGATTCGGTTTTTCAGACTGCCCTGTCTGAGAAAGTACGCGTCTTTCGAGTAGGCGGCGCAAGTCGTGCCGAAACGGTACGCAATGGCGTATCTACTTTATTAGAACAAGGTTTGGCCGAGGCACAAGACAATATCTTGGTTCATGATGCCGCGCGCTGTTGCTTGCCTGCTGAAGCATTAACACGTTTGCTTGATGAGGCTGAAGAGAGCAATGAGGGCGGTATTCTGGCCATACCGGTGGCCGATACGCTCAAGCGGGCAGACGGCAGTCATCATATTGATGAAACCGTTGCACGCGCAGGATTATGGCAGGCGCAAACGCCGCAGCTTTTTCAGACGGCCTTATTAAATCGCGCCTTATCGGTTGATGATTTGAGTGAGATTACGGATGAAGCGTCAGCAGTTGAAAAACTGGGTATCCGGCCGCGCTTGGTGCAGGGCGATACGCGTAATTTAAAATTGACGCTGCCGCAAGACGAATACATTGTCAGATTGTTGCTCAAGGCCGTCTGAACAATCAAAACCCATTATTTAAGGAAGCAAACATGAATATCCGTATCGGACAGGGCTACGATGTCCATCAGTTGGTCGAAGGGCGAGATTTGATACTCGGCGGCGTAAACATTCCGTTTGAAAAAGGCTTGCTGGGTCATTCAGATGCCGATGCGCTGTTGCATGCGATTACCGATGCTCTGTTGGGTGCGGCCGGTTTGGGCGATATCGGCAGCCATTTTCCCGATACTGCCGCCGAGTTCAAAGATGCTGACAGCCGTGTGCTGTTGCGCGAGGCTTATCAAAGCGTGCAGGCATTGGGTTGGAAGGTGGTTAATGTCGATACGACCGTGATTGCGCAAAAGCCAAAACTTGCGCCACATATTCCGGCAATGCGCGCCAATATTGCCTCAGATTTGGGTTTGCCTGAAAACTGCGTGAACATCAAGGGTAAAACCAACGAAAAACTTGGCTATCTGGGACGTATGGAAGCCATTGAAGCACAAGCGGCAGTATTGCTGATTAAAGCCTAAGAGCTTAAAATTACTTTATTATTCAAACTGAAAGACTGACAATATGGCAACTCAAGACGAACTTAAACGCATTGCCGCCGAAAAAGCGGTGGAATATGTTCCTGAAAACGAATACATCGGTATCGGTACCGGCTCTACCATCAACTTTTTTATCGAAGCTTTGGGTAAAAGCGGTAAGAAAATCAAGGGTGCCGTATCTACTTCTAAAAAATCCAGCGAGCTTTTGGCAAAATACGAGATTCCAGAAGTTTCACTGAATGAAGTGATGGGTTTGGCGGTTTATGTTGACGGCGCAGATGAAGTCAACCACGCGCTGCAAATGATTAAAGGTGGCGGCGGTGCGCATTTGAACGAAAAAATCGTGGCCAGCGCATCCGATAAATTTGTCTGTATCGCTGATGAAAGCAAATACGTTTCCCGTTTGGGAAAATTCCCATTGCCGGTCGAAGTCGTTGAAAATGCCCGTTCGCTGGTGTCGCGCAAACTGCTTGCCATGGGCGGACAACCTGAGTTGCGTGTCGGCTATACTACTTTCTATGGCAACCAAATCGTCGATGTTCACGGCCTCAATATCGACCAAGCCCTGAAAATGGAAGACGAAATCAACAAAATCACCGGCGTACTCGAAAACGGTATTTTTGCCCGCGATGCCGCCGATGTGTTGGTTTTGGGTACGGCAGAAGGTGCAAAAGTCATCTTGCCTTGTCAGGATTAATGGAGATTAATCAATTTTAAAGGCCGTCTGAAAGTGCATCAGGTCTTTCAGACGGCCTTCAATTTGGCAAAATATGCAAATCAGTAAAATTATAAAATGGTTGCCCGTTGTTTTATCCGTGTTGGGCGCGCTTGGTTACAGCTCACGCGATACCGAGTTGATTCGTACCGGGGTAAGCGTTGCTGCAACATTGGCACAAGGCGACAATATCGGTTTGGAAAAGGTCAATGAATGGCTGGGAAAAAATGTCGTCAAAGCCACATCTGACACCAAAGCCGAAGCTAAACCTAAACCTAAACCGGAACAAAAACAAAAGTCATCGCGACAATCCTACACATACAACGGAAAAATCATCAAAATCCATGATGGCGATACCATGCACATTATCGATAGCGACGGCAGGAAACATAAAATCCGTATGGCCCATATCGATGCACCAGAAATCAATCAGGCTTATGGTACGCAATCACGAGACAATCTGATTGATGCTGCATTGAATAAAAAAGCCAAAGTCCGCGTGTTTGAAGCCGATCGCTACCAGCGCGAAGTTGCCCAAGTATCAGTCGGCACGATTAACTTGAATTTAATGCAGATACGGGATGGCGCCGCATGGCATTATGAAAGTTATGCCAAAAAACAACAAAGTAAAACTGCCTACACTGACTATTCGGCCGCACAAAAACAAGCCAAGGAAAAACGTAAAGGTTTATGGAAAAAAGATAATCCGCAAGCGCCTTGGCAATTTCGCCGTCAAAACCACGAGCA harbors:
- the dld gene encoding D-lactate dehydrogenase; translated protein: MNATQLISRLTQTVGEKYIITDPAKTEQYRQGYRFGEGKALAVVRPGTVLEMWQILQACVEADVIVITQAANTGLTGGSTPDGNDYDRDIVIVNTMRLNIIQPINNNEQVVCLPGSTLNQLELLLKPLGREPHSVIGSSCIGASVLGGVCNNSGGALVQRGPAYTEMALFAQINEEDKLELVNHLGIDLGETPEEILTNLQGFHYQRKDITQDAGKGHDHAYCDHVRQVNEPTAARFNADPARHYEASGCAGKLMVFAVRLDTFPQEKQTAVFYIGTNDINELTDIRRAALSEFKNLPISGEYIHRHAFDIAAVYGKDTFYIIKTFGTHQLPKLFDLKARVDRFSKKISFLPKHFSDKFMQLISKILPDHLPKSMRNYRDKYEHHLILKMGGEGVEEARAFLKEYFATHGGAFFECNAEETQAAMLHRFAVASAAIRYRSVHDDEVEDLVALDIALRRDDRDWFETLPPEIDNKIIHKLYYGHFMCHVFHQDYIIKKGNDCMALEHEMLHLLDQRGAQYPAEHNVGHLYEAKPELKQFYKKLDPTNSFNPGIGKTSKKKNWAE
- a CDS encoding sodium-dependent transporter; this encodes MSSNQPRQTWSNRLTYILTVAGATVGFGATWRFPYLVGENGGGAYVFLFCIAMLVIGIPMILVENVIGRRKGVNALDAFGGTMNGKPVAKVWKLVGWMGLLGAFGIMAYYMVLGGWVISYIINIIGGNLDISSPVSGEVTKSFFTEHIENSPWEIAFYTFLFVVVNQWILVKGVIGGIEKAAKYLMPLLFLFLIAMVVRNVTLPGAMEGIIFYLKPDFSKITAELFVFVLGQVFFALSLGFGVMITLSSYLDKNENLVQTAVITAITNTLIAVLAGFMIFPSLFSFGVAPNSGPTLVFQSLPIVFSNMWAGPVFAVIFFSLLLIAALTTSLTIYEVLITTIQEKTKIRRTAAITIVLAAIFIFGNIPSILSYGPWKDISVFGKNIFDAFDYISGNILFMLTALGSALFVGFVMKDEAKDELLYKGNHTTVNIWFAYVKYLVPLVILLIFISNLF
- a CDS encoding 16S rRNA pseudouridine(516) synthase, which translates into the protein MQLLKYIQSQGLGSRKQCQWLIDNDCIAINGEIHNRAKDNIDPSQVHTLSVDGEEIAAVPMPYFYILLHKPADYETSHKPQQYPSIFSLFPDHMRNIDMQAVGRLDADTTGIILITNDGQFNHRVTSPKHKVPKLYRVTLKHPADDTLCTTLKNGVLLHDDHETVAAVEAVLAAPTTLMMTITEGKYHQVKRMIAAAGNRVEQLHREKFGDWNVDDLAAGEWKFIQI
- the dnaQ gene encoding DNA polymerase III subunit epsilon; translation: MSQRQIILDTETTGLYPENGDRLVEFAGLEMINRQMTDSNLHLYVHPERDMPEEAAKVHGLTIEVLEAKNAPPFAQVGKQIADFIRGAELIIHNAKFDVGFLNMEFRRMGLPSIEELGCKVTDTLAMAREMFPGQKASLDALCNRFSVDRSKRVLHGALIDCELLGEVYLAMTRQQFDLMGGESEEEGEVKQTVIAETKRTSQLKVIKANADELAAHEKYLDDLGEACVWRKVETPDEANAGASA
- the ispD gene encoding 2-C-methyl-D-erythritol 4-phosphate cytidylyltransferase; the protein is MIRRNIALIPAAGVGARFGAGKPKQYVEINGKTVLQHTIEIFEQHPRIDLIAVILSPEDSVFQTALSEKVRVFRVGGASRAETVRNGVSTLLEQGLAEAQDNILVHDAARCCLPAEALTRLLDEAEESNEGGILAIPVADTLKRADGSHHIDETVARAGLWQAQTPQLFQTALLNRALSVDDLSEITDEASAVEKLGIRPRLVQGDTRNLKLTLPQDEYIVRLLLKAV
- the ispF gene encoding 2-C-methyl-D-erythritol 2,4-cyclodiphosphate synthase gives rise to the protein MNIRIGQGYDVHQLVEGRDLILGGVNIPFEKGLLGHSDADALLHAITDALLGAAGLGDIGSHFPDTAAEFKDADSRVLLREAYQSVQALGWKVVNVDTTVIAQKPKLAPHIPAMRANIASDLGLPENCVNIKGKTNEKLGYLGRMEAIEAQAAVLLIKA
- the rpiA gene encoding ribose-5-phosphate isomerase RpiA, translated to MATQDELKRIAAEKAVEYVPENEYIGIGTGSTINFFIEALGKSGKKIKGAVSTSKKSSELLAKYEIPEVSLNEVMGLAVYVDGADEVNHALQMIKGGGGAHLNEKIVASASDKFVCIADESKYVSRLGKFPLPVEVVENARSLVSRKLLAMGGQPELRVGYTTFYGNQIVDVHGLNIDQALKMEDEINKITGVLENGIFARDAADVLVLGTAEGAKVILPCQD
- a CDS encoding thermonuclease family protein, with translation MQISKIIKWLPVVLSVLGALGYSSRDTELIRTGVSVAATLAQGDNIGLEKVNEWLGKNVVKATSDTKAEAKPKPKPEQKQKSSRQSYTYNGKIIKIHDGDTMHIIDSDGRKHKIRMAHIDAPEINQAYGTQSRDNLIDAALNKKAKVRVFEADRYQREVAQVSVGTINLNLMQIRDGAAWHYESYAKKQQSKTAYTDYSAAQKQAKEKRKGLWKKDNPQAPWQFRRQNHEQQNGNKKQSDKQWFGIW